In Gadus macrocephalus chromosome 4, ASM3116895v1, the following proteins share a genomic window:
- the LOC132456499 gene encoding cyclic AMP-responsive element-binding protein 1-like isoform X1: MEAGADSQQSETTVTEAEAQQIATLAQASIAAGQVTATGPTVTLVQLPNGQTVQVHGVIQAAQPSVIQSPQIQTVQISTIGESEDSQESVDSVTDSQKRREILSRRPSYRKILNDLSSDAPAVPRIEEEKSEDDTAPAITTVTMPTPIYQTSSGQYIVAITQGGAIQLANNGTDGLQTLTMNTATQPGTTILQYAQTSDGQQILVPSNQVVVQAASGDVQAYQIRTASASTIQPGVVMASSPSLPASGGTEEVTRKREVRLMKNREAARECRRKKKEYVKCLENRVAVLENQNKTLIEELKALKDLYCHKTE, encoded by the exons ATGGAAGCTGGCGCAGACTCACAGCAAAGTGAAACCACCGTGACGGAGGCTGAAGCCCAGCAGATTGCTACCCTGGCACAG GCGTCCATCGCGGCCGGCCAGGTCACCGCCACGGGGCCCACTGTCACACTGGTGCAGCTCCCCAACGGCCAGACGGTCCAGGTCCACGGGGTCATCCAGGCCGCCCAGCCCTCCGTCATCCAGTCGCCCCAGATCCAGACCGTCCAG ATCTCGACGATAGGGGAGAGCGAAGACTCCCAGGAGTCCGTGGACAGCGTGACAGATTCACAGAAGAGACGAGAGATTCTGTCTAGACGGCCGTCCTACAG gaAGATCCTGAACGACCTGTCGTCCGACGCGCCGGCGGTCCCCAggatagaggaggagaagtCTGAAGACGACACGGCGCCCGCCATCACCACGGTCACCATGCCGACGCCCATCTACCAGACGAGCAGCGGGCAGTACA TAGTCGCCATCACCCAGGGAGGGGCCATCCAGCTGGCCAACAACGGGACGGACGGGCTGCAGACGCTCACCATGAACACGGCCACGCAGCCCGGCACCACCATCCTGCAGTACGCCCAGACCAGCGACGGCCAGCAGATCCTGGTGCCTAGCAACCAGGTGGTGGTCCAAG cggcgtCCGGAGACGTGCAGGCCTACCAGATCCGCACGGCGTCCGCCAGCACCATCCAGCCGGGCGTGGTCATGGCCTCGTCCCCGTCCCTGCCGGCCTCGGGCGGCACGGAGGAGGTGACCCGCAAGAGGGAGGTGCGCCTCATGAAGAACAG ggaggctGCCCGGGAGTGCCGCCGGAAGAAGAAGGAGTACGTCAAGTGTCTGGAGAACCGCGTGGCCGTGCTGGAGAACCAGAACAAGACGCTCATCGAGGAGCTCAAGGCCCTCAAAGACTTGTACTGCCACAAAACagagtag
- the LOC132456499 gene encoding cyclic AMP-responsive element-binding protein 1-like isoform X2 has translation MEAGADSQQSETTVTEAEAQQIATLAQASIAAGQVTATGPTVTLVQLPNGQTVQVHGVIQAAQPSVIQSPQIQTVQISTIGESEDSQESVDSVTDSQKRREILSRRPSYRKILNDLSSDAPAVPRIEEEKSEDDTAPAITTVTMPTPIYQTSSGQYIAITQGGAIQLANNGTDGLQTLTMNTATQPGTTILQYAQTSDGQQILVPSNQVVVQAASGDVQAYQIRTASASTIQPGVVMASSPSLPASGGTEEVTRKREVRLMKNREAARECRRKKKEYVKCLENRVAVLENQNKTLIEELKALKDLYCHKTE, from the exons ATGGAAGCTGGCGCAGACTCACAGCAAAGTGAAACCACCGTGACGGAGGCTGAAGCCCAGCAGATTGCTACCCTGGCACAG GCGTCCATCGCGGCCGGCCAGGTCACCGCCACGGGGCCCACTGTCACACTGGTGCAGCTCCCCAACGGCCAGACGGTCCAGGTCCACGGGGTCATCCAGGCCGCCCAGCCCTCCGTCATCCAGTCGCCCCAGATCCAGACCGTCCAG ATCTCGACGATAGGGGAGAGCGAAGACTCCCAGGAGTCCGTGGACAGCGTGACAGATTCACAGAAGAGACGAGAGATTCTGTCTAGACGGCCGTCCTACAG gaAGATCCTGAACGACCTGTCGTCCGACGCGCCGGCGGTCCCCAggatagaggaggagaagtCTGAAGACGACACGGCGCCCGCCATCACCACGGTCACCATGCCGACGCCCATCTACCAGACGAGCAGCGGGCAGTACA TCGCCATCACCCAGGGAGGGGCCATCCAGCTGGCCAACAACGGGACGGACGGGCTGCAGACGCTCACCATGAACACGGCCACGCAGCCCGGCACCACCATCCTGCAGTACGCCCAGACCAGCGACGGCCAGCAGATCCTGGTGCCTAGCAACCAGGTGGTGGTCCAAG cggcgtCCGGAGACGTGCAGGCCTACCAGATCCGCACGGCGTCCGCCAGCACCATCCAGCCGGGCGTGGTCATGGCCTCGTCCCCGTCCCTGCCGGCCTCGGGCGGCACGGAGGAGGTGACCCGCAAGAGGGAGGTGCGCCTCATGAAGAACAG ggaggctGCCCGGGAGTGCCGCCGGAAGAAGAAGGAGTACGTCAAGTGTCTGGAGAACCGCGTGGCCGTGCTGGAGAACCAGAACAAGACGCTCATCGAGGAGCTCAAGGCCCTCAAAGACTTGTACTGCCACAAAACagagtag
- the mettl21a gene encoding protein N-lysine methyltransferase METTL21A — MVAQGPSRGVIRWSLDPPGRWGPVIHRGVDSNPQPEEEEEGDAPGGRSNMALVPYTENALPALAKLHNSTATFHLAGREVLLNQDWRRSGVAAVVWDAAVVLALYLELAPVELRGRPVIELGAGTGLVGIVAALLGARVTITDREPALELLSANVRANVPADLRPGSAEVSELSWGSGLERYPAGGFDLVLGADIVYLEDTFPALLATLDHLCSDATAVLLACKLRYERDSRFLALLRARFSVEEVHFDRQRDIHVYRAVKRAPRAEL, encoded by the exons ATGGTTGCGCAGGGTCCGTCCCGCGGGGTTATCCGGTGGTCGCTCGACCCTCCCGGCCGATGGGGGCCGGTAATACACCGTGGAGTggattcgaacccacaaccagaggaagaagaagaaggtgacGCGCCAGGAGGAAGGAGCAACATGGCGCTGGTTCCGTACACAGAGAACGCTCTGCCGGCGCTGGCAAAGCTGCACAACTCAACCGCAACCTTTCACCTGGCGGGCCGCGAAGTCCTCCTGAACCAGGACTGGAGGAGGTCCGGGGTGGCGGCGGTCGTCTGGGACGCA GCGGTGGTGCTGGCCCTGTACCTGGAGCTGGCCCCGGTGGAGCTGAGGGGCCGCCCGGTCATCGAGCTGGGCGCGGGGACGGGGCTGGTGGGCATCGTGGCCGCTCTGCTCG gagCCCGGGTCACCATCACAGACCGGGAGCCGGCCCTGGAGCTGCTCTCGGCCAACGTGCGGGCCAACGTCCCGGCGGACCTCCGGCCGGGCTCGGCGGAGGTCTCGGAGCTGAGCTGGGGCTCGGGCCTGGAGCGCTACCCCGCCGGGGGCTTCGACCTGGTGCTGGGCGCCGACATCGTGTACCTGGAGGACACGTTCCCGGCGCTGCTCGCCACGCTGGACCACCTGTGCTCCGACGCCACGGCGGTCCTGCTGGCCTGCAAGCTCCGCTACGAGCGCGACTCCCGCTTCCTGGCGCTGCTGAGGGCGCGCTTCTCCGTGGAGGAGGTCCACTTCGACCGGCAGCGCGACATCCACGTGTACCGCGCCGTGAAGCGGGCGCCGAGGGCGGAGCTATGA
- the ccnyl1 gene encoding cyclin-Y-like protein 1 yields the protein MGGTVSCCMSPRETPKIHRREVELEDAPITTTEEVDVSEDTGTYLQHISDRELPDELAQESNPSDHPRASTLFLNKSQTDVREKRKSHILNHTSPRLMTKKSSSCSTIFLDDSTVSQPNLKSTVKCVTLAVYYHIKNRDSSHTLDIFDEKKHPLTREKVPEDYATADPEHKLIYRFVRTLFSSAQLTAECAIVTLVYLERLLTYAEMDICPGNWKRIVLGAILLASKVWDDQAVWNVDYCQILKDITVEDMNEMERHFLELLQFNINVPASVYAKYYFDLRSLAEDNNLSFPLEPLSNKRAQKLEAISRLCEDKYKDMGRPCMRRSLSADNLLGVRKSHAVLS from the exons atgggCGGGACGGTGTCGTGTTGTATGTCTCCTCGGGAGACCCCCAAGATCCACCGgcgggaggtggagctggaggatgcccccatcaccaccacggaGGAGGTGGACGTCAGCGAGGACACCGGGACGTACCTGCAGCACATCAGCGACCGCGAACTGCCCGACG AGCTGGCCCAGGAGTCCAACCCGTCGGACCACCCCAGAGCCAGCACCCTGTTCCTCAACAAGTCCCAGACCGACG TGCGCGAGAAGCGGAAGAGCCATATCCTGAACCAC ACGTCTCCGCGGCTGATGACCAAGAAGTCGAGCTCCTGCTCCACCATCTTCCTCGACGACAGCACTGTGAGCCAGCCCAACCTGAAGAGCACCGTGAAATG CGTGACGTTGGCGGTCTACTACCACATAAAGAACAG GGACTCCAGCCACACCCTGGATATCTTTGACGAGAAGAAGCACCCGCTGACG CGGGAGAAGGTTCCGGAGGACTACGCCACCGCGGACCCGGAGCACAAGCTCATCTACCGCTTCGTCAGGACGCTGTTCAGCTCCGCTCAGCTCACGGCCGAGTGCGCCATCGTCACCCTG GTGTACCTGGAGCGGCTTCTCACCTACGCTGAGATGGACATCTGTCCGGGCAACTGGAAGCGCATCGTCCTGGGCGCCATCTTGTTGGCGTCCAAGGTGTGGGACGACCAGGCGGTCTGGAACGTGGACTACTGCCAGATCCTCAAGGACATCACCGTCGAGGACAT gaACGAGATGGAGCGCCACTtcctggagctgctgcagtTCAACATCAACGTCCCGGCCAGCGTCTACGCTAAGTACTACTTCGACCTGCGCTCGCTGGCGGAGGACAACAACCTCAGCTTCCCCTTGGAGCCGCTCAGCAACAAGCGCGCCCAGAAACTTGAG GCCATCTCGAGGCTCTGCGAGGACAAGTACAAAGACATGGGCCGCCCCTGCATGAGACGCTCCCTGAGCGCAGACAACCTGCTCGGCGTCCGGAAGTCCCACGCTGTCCTGTCCTGA
- the LOC132456495 gene encoding frizzled-5-like, which translates to MESIPVSVANARAKPASPRTPLPRTPFPLLPLLPLLLLHLPRLATAAAFKEMTCEPITVPMCRDVGYNLTHMPNQFHHYSQEEVGLEVHQFWPLVRIRCSPDLLFFLCSVYTPICMPDYGRPLPPCRAVCERAKRGCSPLMRQYGFQWPPRMSCERLPRQGDPLQLCMDRNASDERPPAATSAAPPPSKPPPHLLLPAAAPPRRRPAPSAPRGCDPECPCWPPSSSSYSSSSSGSSWRRDTPPAAGCPAPCVRPHLTADQQAFTRLWLGLWAGLCFLSTAATLATFLMDRARFTYPELPVVYLAACSLGVAAGYLLRLATGHRAVACAAAADGGGGAGPALARGAAATGSPLCMLVFLLLYFFGMAGAVWWLLLSLTWYLAAGLKWSSEAIAGHAHYYHLAAWLLPGGQTVAVLALGAVDGDAAVGVCYVGGGRGLGLVLAPLLLYLLAGAGFLSAGFVSLFRIRRVIRGGGGAGPGAALKSRKLERLMVRLGLFTVLYMVPAVAVVTCLAYEQHRRREACASCPAPHRRQRGGALAAAGEEAWPEHAVLMLKHFMTLVGGVTSGVWVWSGKTLGAWSGFLSRRCCPAAALGAGPGPRPSEGSTCSEASSALTHRTAITPSTLHAKSSAPPSL; encoded by the coding sequence ATGGAATCCATCCCCGTCTCCGTCGCTAATGCGCGCGCAAAGCCGGCGTCGCCGCGCACGCCGTTGCCGCGCACGCCGTTTCCGCTTCTGCCGCTTCTGCCGCTTCTGCTGCTGCACCTGCCGCGGCTCGCGACGGCCGCCGCCTTCAAGGAGATGACGTGCGAGCCCATCACGGTGCCCATGTGCCGCGACGTGGGCTACAACCTGACGCACATGCCCAACCAGTTCCACCACTAcagccaggaggaggtggggctggaggtGCACCAGTTCTGGCCGCTGGTGCGGATCCGCTGCTCGCCGGACCTGCTCTTCTTCCTGTGCAGCGTGTACACGCCCATCTGCATGCCCGACTACGGCCGCCCGCTGCCGCCCTGCCGCGCGGTGTGCGAGCGCGCCAAGCGCGGCTGCTCGCCGCTCATGCGGCAGTACGGCTTCCAGTGGCCGCCGCGCATGAGCTGCGAGCGGCTGCCGCGCCAGGGGGACCCTCTGCAGCTCTGCATGGACCGCAACGCCAGCGACGAGCGGCCCCCCGCCGCCACCTCCGCCGCCCCGCCCCcgtccaaaccccccccccacctcctcctccccgccgccgcccccccgcgccgacgccccgccccctccgcccccagGGGCTGCGACCCCGAGTGTCCCTGctggcctccctcctcctcctcctactcctcctcttcgtccggGTCGTCGTGGCGACGGGACACGCCCCCGGCGGCGggctgccccgccccctgcgTGCGGCCGCACCTCACGGCCGACCAGCAGGCCTTCACGCGGCTGTGGCTGGGGCTGTGGGCGGGGCTGTGCTTCCTGTCCACGGCCGCCACGCTGGCCACCTTCCTGATGGACCGCGCCCGCTTCACCTACCCCGAGCTGCCCGTCGTCTACCTGGCCGCCTGCTCGCTGGGCGTGGCCGCCGGCTACCTGCTGCGCCTGGCCACCGGCCACCGCGCCGTGGCGTGCGCGGCGGCGGCcgacggcggcgggggggcggggcctgcgcTGGCGCGGGGCGCGGCCGCCACCGGCTCGCCGCTGTGCATGCTGGTCTTCCTGCTGCTGTACTTCTTCGGCATGGCGGGCGCCGTGTGGTGGCTGCTGCTGTCGCTCACCTGGTACCTGGCGGCCGGCCTCAAGTGGAGCAGCGAGGCCATCgcgggccacgcccactacTACCACCTGGCCGCCTGGCTGCTGCCCGGCGGGCAGACGGTGGCCGTGCTGGCGCTGGGCGCCGTGGACGGCGACGCCGCCGTGGGCGTGTGctacgtggggggggggcggggcctggggctGGTGCTGGCGCCGCTGCTCCTCTACCTGCTGGCCGGCGCCGGCTTCCTGTCGGCCGGCTTCGTCTCGCTGTTCCGCATCCGCCGCGTGATCcgcggagggggcggagccgggcCGGGCGCCGCCCTGAAGAGCCGCAAGCTGGAGCGCTTGATGGTGCGCCTGGGGCTGTTCACCGTGCTCTACATGGTGCCCGCCGTCGCCGTGGTGACCTGCCTGGCGTACGAGCAGCACCGGCGGCGGGAGGCGTGCGcgtcctgccccgccccccaccgccgccagaggggcggggccctggcggcggcgggcgaGGAGGCGTGGCCCGAGCACGCCGTGCTGATGCTGAAGCACTTCATGacgctggtggggggggtgacctcgggggtgtgggtgtggtcgGGGAAGACGCTGGGCGCGTGGAGCGGCTTCCTGTCGCGGCGCTGCTgcccggcggcggcgttgggggcggggccagggccgCGGCCGTCCGAGGGCTCCACCTGCAGCGAGGCGAGCTCCGCCCTCACGCACCGCACCGCCATCACGCCGTCCACGCTGCACGCCAAGTCCTCGGCCCCGCCCTCGCTGTGA